Proteins from a single region of Deinococcus malanensis:
- a CDS encoding phospholipase D-like domain-containing protein: protein MRLLPTERPPLTIRRLAWSALAGLLAGVLLARGAVTLVLALVPGDQPYVRTVVGTFGALLSVIVGFALAGALSTRGLPIPRLGLTRSQARWRSAIAAGSTAGLLILPVGGLLAFAGAYHEGALGQTLGLAQLTLGLGLLGAVYGGLSGGVLGLLTVRASQAWRPALGGLLGFGAVGLCAGVLLGAAGIPDALSGGGSALLTILAAFVTTSQVVGDLLIARGINDAVDAPRDWASDRQLKLTLASLGLVGLGVWGLGSEVVAFAHSRPTNAVPLAIPQRAAPGCPAPTDPLERAAWKVTTQSGRPDFSCGNAFEGFLHVPLPHPAFSTLRATPNGGYDGLAAQIASARREVLLAVMEWDDNPRQEPGRVLAQAVAQLYTQVQAQPERYPDGVTVRIALGNFPLPGALEWGTQVYGAARALIAAGVPFADPARRWQVQIANYAGTFPHSHAKLLVTDGEVLTVMGFNVGPLHLPSGTTEGRGGNLRDLALQVRGLVAADGLNVFDDLWARSRLLTCPPGVTQAEVSSCSLGDLARPDHPQGTDRLPLRPAGDDRVFSLYRRAGFQAADAALVGMIDATQQTIDLMQVSFSMRLRCNLALLNPQLCRPEDALPWMTALVRAAQRGVTIRALLYEHGYLGLENRIGVAGLQRLLRQRGLEHRLQVRWFPGPVHAKTMLLDGRMLVVGSQNLHYSSWEARGLNEYSLATTAPAASAGFAREFAFFWEQAPLAEMPDWLSEALP, encoded by the coding sequence ATGCGCCTGCTGCCGACCGAACGCCCACCCCTGACCATCCGCCGCCTGGCCTGGTCGGCGCTGGCCGGACTGCTGGCAGGCGTGCTGCTGGCACGTGGGGCTGTGACGCTGGTGCTGGCGCTGGTGCCAGGCGATCAGCCCTATGTGCGCACGGTCGTGGGCACCTTCGGTGCACTGCTCAGTGTCATCGTGGGCTTTGCGCTGGCGGGGGCGCTGTCCACCCGTGGGCTGCCGATTCCCCGCCTGGGCCTGACCCGGTCGCAGGCGCGCTGGCGATCCGCTATTGCGGCCGGAAGCACAGCCGGACTGCTGATTCTGCCGGTAGGGGGGCTGCTGGCCTTCGCCGGCGCCTATCACGAAGGGGCGCTGGGGCAGACCCTGGGGTTGGCGCAGCTGACCTTAGGGCTTGGTCTGCTGGGCGCAGTCTACGGGGGCCTCAGCGGCGGAGTCCTGGGGTTGCTGACGGTCCGCGCCTCACAGGCGTGGCGGCCAGCACTGGGCGGGCTGCTGGGCTTCGGCGCGGTGGGACTGTGCGCGGGCGTGCTGCTGGGGGCCGCCGGCATCCCCGATGCACTGTCGGGAGGCGGCTCAGCGCTGCTGACTATCCTGGCAGCTTTCGTAACGACCTCGCAGGTGGTCGGTGACCTGCTGATCGCGCGCGGCATCAACGACGCCGTGGACGCTCCACGAGACTGGGCCAGCGACCGTCAGCTCAAGCTGACCCTGGCCAGTCTGGGGCTGGTCGGCCTGGGGGTGTGGGGACTGGGCAGCGAGGTGGTGGCGTTTGCCCATTCACGGCCCACGAACGCGGTGCCGCTGGCCATACCACAGCGCGCGGCCCCCGGCTGCCCGGCACCGACCGATCCGCTGGAGCGTGCGGCCTGGAAGGTTACCACCCAGAGTGGGCGGCCCGACTTTTCATGTGGCAACGCTTTCGAAGGCTTCTTGCATGTGCCCCTTCCCCACCCCGCGTTCAGCACCCTCCGTGCGACACCGAACGGGGGCTATGACGGTCTGGCCGCGCAGATCGCCTCGGCCCGGCGGGAGGTGCTGCTGGCCGTGATGGAATGGGACGACAACCCCCGGCAGGAACCGGGGCGGGTGCTGGCCCAGGCGGTCGCACAGCTCTATACGCAGGTGCAGGCTCAGCCAGAGCGCTACCCGGATGGCGTCACGGTGCGCATCGCCCTGGGCAACTTTCCGCTGCCCGGCGCCCTGGAATGGGGCACACAGGTATACGGGGCAGCCCGCGCCCTGATTGCGGCCGGGGTGCCGTTCGCAGACCCGGCGCGGCGCTGGCAGGTCCAGATCGCCAACTACGCGGGAACCTTTCCCCACAGCCACGCCAAGCTGCTGGTTACCGATGGCGAGGTCCTGACCGTGATGGGCTTCAACGTCGGGCCGCTGCACCTGCCTTCAGGAACCACCGAAGGACGCGGCGGCAACCTGCGTGACCTCGCCCTGCAGGTACGCGGGCTGGTGGCCGCCGACGGTCTGAACGTCTTTGACGACCTGTGGGCCCGGAGCCGGCTGCTGACCTGTCCTCCCGGGGTCACGCAGGCAGAAGTGTCCTCGTGTTCGCTGGGAGACCTGGCCCGTCCCGACCATCCCCAGGGTACCGACCGGCTGCCGCTGAGGCCCGCCGGCGACGACCGGGTGTTCAGCCTCTACCGCCGCGCCGGCTTTCAGGCTGCCGACGCTGCGCTGGTCGGCATGATCGATGCCACGCAGCAGACCATTGACCTGATGCAGGTGTCGTTCAGCATGCGGTTGCGCTGCAACCTCGCGCTGCTCAACCCGCAGCTGTGCCGCCCGGAAGACGCCCTGCCCTGGATGACCGCGCTGGTGCGCGCCGCCCAGCGTGGTGTGACCATTCGCGCCCTGCTGTATGAGCACGGTTATCTGGGGCTGGAAAACCGCATCGGTGTGGCCGGGCTGCAACGCCTGCTGCGTCAGCGAGGGCTGGAACACCGCCTGCAGGTCCGCTGGTTCCCGGGACCGGTCCACGCCAAGACCATGCTGCTCGACGGCAGGATGCTGGTGGTGGGCAGCCAGAATCTGCACTATTCGTCCTGGGAGGCGCGGGGGCTCAACGAGTATTCTCTGGCAACCACCGCACCCGCAGCGTCAGCGGGATTTGCCCGTGAGTTCGCTTTTTTCTGGGAGCAGGCGCCCCTTGCCGAAATGCCCGACTGGCTCAGCGAGGCTCTTCCGTGA
- a CDS encoding ABC transporter permease has translation MPALLFTALLLAVPLARTLLEGGLNLEVWRDPYFQGRLVWTLAQASGTAVLALLLGAPLAYLLSRFEVPGKRLFLRLLLLPFVTPTLVAVLGLSALLGPRGWVTRWTGMDLSETPTLLVLGNLFFNLPVMVRLAYGGFSRVPPGLLGAARTLGASAWRSALSVALPLALPGLAAGAILVFLYSALSFGLPLALGGERYATLEVEIYTLTALQLRLPEASALIAGQLLLTLLATWTYTRLIHGGQGVPAAVLPRARGSALGGILLLGGATVLICFAPLLAVVTRGLLGTTGPTLGYWQGVLSDEGTPLLLGNTLRFAAAALLGASFLGALYALGAWLARSRLLDVLSLLPLMVSPVSLAAGYLLAYPVLAATLPMLLAAYTLLALPLVVRSLLPALRALPPRLLEAARTLGARPIPAHRSVTLPLTLPALRGGAALALATVLGEFGATLVLTRPEWATLSTGLYERLGRPGERNLGEACALATVLLLLSTAAFGVLDGGEGEVT, from the coding sequence ATGCCGGCCCTGTTGTTTACCGCGCTGCTGCTGGCCGTGCCGCTGGCGCGCACCCTGCTCGAAGGCGGCCTGAACCTGGAGGTCTGGCGCGACCCGTATTTCCAGGGGCGGCTGGTCTGGACCCTGGCGCAGGCAAGCGGGACGGCGGTGCTGGCCCTGCTGCTGGGCGCGCCGCTGGCCTACCTGTTGTCGCGGTTCGAGGTGCCGGGCAAGCGGCTGTTCCTGCGCCTGCTGCTGCTCCCGTTCGTGACCCCGACCCTGGTCGCGGTGCTGGGCCTCTCGGCGCTGCTGGGCCCGCGCGGCTGGGTCACCCGCTGGACGGGAATGGACCTCAGCGAGACCCCCACGCTGCTGGTGCTGGGCAACCTGTTTTTCAACCTTCCAGTAATGGTACGCCTGGCCTACGGGGGGTTCTCGCGGGTGCCGCCCGGGCTTCTCGGGGCCGCGCGAACCCTGGGAGCCTCGGCATGGCGCTCAGCACTCAGCGTGGCCCTGCCGCTGGCGCTGCCGGGCCTGGCTGCGGGGGCCATCCTGGTGTTTCTGTATTCGGCCCTGAGCTTTGGCCTGCCGCTGGCACTGGGCGGCGAACGCTACGCCACGCTGGAGGTGGAGATCTACACGCTGACCGCCCTGCAGCTGCGCCTGCCGGAAGCCAGCGCCCTGATTGCCGGACAGCTGCTTCTGACCCTGCTGGCCACCTGGACCTATACCCGGCTGATTCATGGGGGGCAGGGGGTGCCGGCTGCTGTGCTTCCCCGCGCAAGGGGCAGCGCCCTGGGGGGCATCCTCCTGCTGGGAGGCGCGACCGTGCTGATCTGCTTTGCGCCGCTGCTGGCCGTGGTGACGCGTGGGCTGCTGGGCACCACCGGTCCCACCCTAGGCTACTGGCAGGGCGTGCTGAGTGACGAGGGCACTCCTCTGCTGCTGGGCAATACCCTTCGCTTTGCGGCGGCAGCCCTGCTGGGGGCCAGCTTCCTGGGCGCGCTGTACGCGCTGGGAGCCTGGCTGGCCCGCTCCAGGCTGCTGGATGTGCTGTCATTGCTGCCCCTCATGGTCTCGCCTGTCTCCCTGGCGGCCGGGTACCTGCTGGCCTACCCGGTGCTGGCAGCCACGCTGCCCATGCTGCTGGCAGCCTATACGCTGCTGGCCCTGCCGCTGGTGGTGCGCTCCCTGCTGCCCGCGCTGCGGGCGCTGCCGCCCAGACTGCTGGAAGCGGCCCGCACCCTGGGCGCGCGGCCCATTCCTGCGCACCGCAGTGTGACGTTGCCACTGACCCTGCCGGCACTGCGTGGGGGGGCTGCCCTGGCCCTGGCCACCGTGCTGGGCGAGTTCGGCGCCACACTGGTGCTGACCCGTCCCGAGTGGGCCACCCTGAGCACCGGCCTGTATGAACGCCTGGGCCGGCCCGGAGAACGCAATCTGGGCGAGGCCTGCGCCCTGGCCACCGTGCTGCTGCTGCTGTCCACCGCGGCTTTCGGGGTGCTGGACGGCGGCGAAGGAGAGGTCACGTGA
- a CDS encoding ABC transporter ATP-binding protein: MTQQSRGSGPALQVQGLCKAFGPVQAAADVSLCVQAGETLALLGPSGCGKSTVLRGVAGLERLDSGRVEVGGRDVSSLPPEARHVGLVFQDYALFPHLSVLGNVSYGPRMRGARRPAAQARAREALALVDLSALEARRPAQLSGGQQQRVALARAVATGSPLLLLDEPLSNLDERLRAQLRTDLHALFARIGAGVLLVTHDQREALALAHRVAVMRAGRIVQQGTAAEVFARPATAWVASFLGHTNVLGGQNGMARLIPESAIRLGQGDCCRVTARQVTELGETVTVRHPLGALTLHLSARERALAQSHMLQLELDLAQVLTLPDDRESPPSVFREPS, from the coding sequence GTGACTCAGCAGTCTCGGGGGTCCGGTCCGGCCCTGCAGGTCCAGGGCCTGTGCAAGGCGTTTGGGCCAGTGCAAGCCGCTGCGGACGTGTCGCTCTGCGTGCAAGCAGGTGAAACCCTGGCGCTGCTGGGGCCGTCGGGCTGCGGCAAAAGCACCGTACTGCGCGGCGTCGCGGGCCTGGAACGCCTGGACAGCGGCCGGGTCGAAGTGGGAGGCAGGGACGTGAGCAGCCTGCCTCCCGAAGCGCGTCACGTGGGGCTGGTCTTTCAGGACTACGCCCTGTTTCCGCATCTGAGTGTGTTGGGCAACGTGTCGTACGGCCCTCGCATGCGCGGCGCACGTCGTCCGGCTGCTCAGGCCCGGGCCCGCGAGGCGCTGGCGCTGGTGGACCTGTCGGCCCTGGAGGCCCGCCGTCCGGCCCAGCTGTCCGGCGGTCAGCAGCAGCGGGTGGCGCTGGCGCGCGCCGTGGCCACCGGCTCCCCGCTGCTGCTGCTCGATGAGCCCCTGTCCAACCTGGACGAAAGATTGCGGGCCCAGCTACGCACCGACCTGCACGCCCTGTTTGCCCGGATCGGGGCCGGGGTCCTGCTGGTGACCCACGACCAGCGCGAGGCCCTGGCCCTGGCCCACCGGGTCGCTGTGATGCGCGCGGGCCGAATTGTGCAGCAGGGCACCGCCGCCGAGGTTTTTGCGAGGCCCGCGACCGCCTGGGTGGCCTCCTTCCTGGGGCATACCAATGTGCTGGGAGGCCAGAACGGCATGGCCCGGCTGATCCCGGAAAGTGCCATACGGCTCGGCCAGGGAGACTGCTGCAGGGTCACGGCGCGGCAGGTCACGGAGCTGGGTGAAACCGTGACGGTCCGTCATCCGCTGGGCGCGCTGACCCTGCATCTCAGTGCCCGTGAACGCGCGCTGGCGCAGAGCCACATGCTGCAGCTCGAACTCGATCTCGCACAGGTGCTGACGCTGCCTGACGACCGCGAGAGCCCGCCATCCGTCTTCAGGGAGCCGTCGTGA
- a CDS encoding thiamine diphosphokinase produces the protein MIAWILVGGRLTPGHTLLRLPVPDLVVAADGGARHAASLGTRVDVWVGDFDSSEGLLLDAPREVHPAAKDETDAELAVRVTRARGARTLVFIGAFGGRFDHAAALMLGSLRLAREGLSVSLTSGDEWAWPLLPASPVSMELPPGTTLSVLACTDLTGLTLQGVRWPLERADVPLGSGWTVSNETTHTAVTVSLQGGAALVTAVHH, from the coding sequence GTGATCGCATGGATTCTGGTAGGCGGCCGGCTCACTCCGGGCCACACGCTGCTTCGCCTTCCCGTACCGGATCTGGTGGTTGCGGCAGATGGCGGGGCACGCCACGCAGCCTCGCTGGGCACACGGGTGGACGTATGGGTCGGCGACTTCGATTCCTCGGAAGGCCTGCTGCTCGACGCCCCCCGCGAGGTTCATCCCGCGGCCAAGGACGAGACCGATGCCGAACTGGCGGTCAGGGTGACCCGGGCCCGTGGTGCCAGAACCCTGGTGTTCATAGGCGCGTTCGGCGGGCGCTTCGATCACGCGGCGGCGCTGATGCTGGGCAGCCTGCGCCTGGCGCGCGAAGGCCTGAGTGTCAGCCTGACCAGCGGGGACGAGTGGGCCTGGCCGCTGCTGCCTGCCTCTCCCGTGTCGATGGAACTGCCGCCCGGAACCACGCTGAGTGTGCTGGCCTGCACGGACCTGACCGGCCTGACTCTGCAGGGTGTCCGCTGGCCGCTGGAGCGGGCTGACGTGCCGCTGGGGAGCGGCTGGACCGTCAGCAACGAGACCACCCACACGGCGGTCACCGTCTCCCTTCAGGGGGGAGCAGCGCTGGTCACGGCCGTGCACCATTAA
- the hemL gene encoding glutamate-1-semialdehyde 2,1-aminomutase, protein MTSSTTTRSEALFERARAVTPGGVNSPVRAFKSVGGVPRFIREAHGAYLTDMDGTRYVDYIGSWGPMILGHDHPVIREAIATALTGGTSFGAPGEREVELAELVTRLTGAGRVRFVNSGTEATMSALRLARGFTGRKFIVKFRGNYHGHADGLLVEAGSGLLTNASGVLGAAAPSSAGVPEEYASLTLVSEYNDSEALDALMRLRGHEIAAVIFEPVVGNAGVLVPTPDFLAALHRVKASGALLVADEVMTGFRLSLNGATGLLGLEPDLTCWGKIIGGGLPVGAYGGRADVMDFVSPQGPVYQAGTLSGNPLAMAAGLATLRTLEADPGLYERLEAYTAALAAGLRGLATEAGVPLSINRVGSMLTAFHQDVPDGSIRTYVQAARSDTAGFAGWFQGMLSRGVYWAPSQFESIFVSGAHTDRELNVTLEAARAAYGGTPV, encoded by the coding sequence ATGACTTCATCCACCACCACGCGCTCCGAGGCACTGTTCGAGCGGGCGCGCGCTGTCACGCCGGGCGGCGTCAACAGCCCGGTGCGGGCCTTTAAAAGTGTGGGCGGCGTGCCGCGCTTTATCCGCGAGGCTCACGGCGCCTACCTGACCGATATGGACGGCACCCGGTACGTCGATTACATCGGCTCGTGGGGACCGATGATCCTGGGCCATGACCACCCGGTTATCCGCGAGGCGATTGCCACCGCCCTGACCGGTGGCACCAGCTTCGGCGCTCCTGGAGAGCGGGAAGTCGAACTGGCCGAACTGGTCACCCGCCTGACCGGCGCGGGCCGGGTGCGCTTCGTCAATAGCGGCACCGAGGCCACCATGAGTGCCCTGCGGCTCGCACGCGGCTTTACCGGCCGCAAGTTCATCGTGAAGTTCCGCGGCAATTACCATGGCCACGCCGATGGTCTGCTGGTCGAGGCCGGCAGCGGCCTGCTGACCAACGCTTCTGGGGTCCTGGGCGCCGCAGCCCCCAGCAGTGCCGGCGTGCCGGAAGAGTACGCCTCCCTGACACTGGTCAGTGAATACAACGACTCCGAGGCCCTGGACGCCCTGATGCGCCTGCGTGGTCATGAGATCGCCGCCGTGATCTTCGAGCCGGTGGTGGGCAACGCCGGGGTGCTGGTCCCCACGCCCGACTTCCTGGCGGCGCTGCACCGGGTCAAGGCGTCCGGCGCGCTGCTGGTCGCCGACGAGGTGATGACCGGCTTCCGTCTGTCGCTGAATGGAGCGACCGGCCTGCTGGGGCTGGAACCGGACCTGACCTGCTGGGGCAAGATCATCGGCGGGGGGCTGCCGGTCGGGGCCTATGGCGGCCGTGCCGACGTGATGGATTTCGTCTCCCCGCAGGGCCCGGTGTATCAGGCCGGCACCCTCAGCGGAAATCCGCTGGCCATGGCAGCGGGGCTGGCCACCCTGCGCACGCTGGAAGCCGATCCAGGGCTGTACGAACGGCTGGAGGCCTACACGGCCGCGCTGGCGGCCGGACTGCGCGGCCTTGCGACAGAAGCGGGCGTGCCGCTCAGCATCAACCGGGTCGGCTCCATGCTGACCGCCTTTCATCAGGACGTCCCGGACGGAAGTATCCGCACCTACGTCCAGGCCGCGCGCAGTGACACGGCGGGCTTTGCTGGGTGGTTCCAGGGCATGCTCTCGCGCGGGGTGTACTGGGCGCCGTCGCAGTTCGAAAGCATTTTCGTAAGCGGCGCACACACGGACAGGGAGTTGAACGTCACGCTGGAAGCGGCGCGCGCCGCCTATGGGGGAACACCTGTATGA